One window of the Candidatus Poribacteria bacterium genome contains the following:
- a CDS encoding Rieske (2Fe-2S) protein, giving the protein MADWTTVTKTSAIREGRGKAFTVNGKRIAIFNENGEFCAVDNTCPHALGSLGRGRIRNGIAVCPVHGYAYDTKTGECQTDPRLHVRTYPVLVEDEEIKVEVKSDA; this is encoded by the coding sequence ATGGCGGATTGGACAACGGTCACGAAAACATCAGCTATCCGTGAAGGACGCGGCAAGGCGTTTACCGTCAACGGAAAACGGATTGCTATTTTCAACGAGAACGGTGAATTTTGTGCTGTGGACAACACCTGCCCGCATGCGCTGGGTTCTCTCGGTAGAGGCAGAATTCGCAACGGTATTGCTGTCTGCCCCGTCCACGGTTATGCTTATGATACGAAAACGGGGGAATGTCAAACCGACCCACGTCTCCATGTCAGAACTTACCCTGTGCTTGTTGAAGACGAAGAGATCAAGGTGGAAGTAAAATCGGATGCCTAA
- a CDS encoding phytanoyl-CoA dioxygenase family protein, whose product MDTEQKYRVAPPGFTMEQWETFNKDGIIFLEDAISDEDIQTYIDAIDRVAANNPKYTPGGYLGMQNIVERDPVFAGLIDHERHVGYAYDLFGELLKLHISQFFLRPPGGKQYNQWHPDGARALPYGVFSPYLPLQIKVGYWLTDLPRPKMGNLVVLPGSHRHQYMEGYDTHESVPGEMVVCPRKGTMTVMHSSIWHRVEPNESDVVRYNIFVAYCPSWLTPADRFHSSPEWLETLNREQRIIMRSYNSAYHNAKPPASEFPLFLERDTGVEKDTDAYHGHVQLHRRKRLTMHERLAAM is encoded by the coding sequence ATGGACACCGAACAGAAATATCGTGTTGCACCGCCCGGATTTACGATGGAGCAGTGGGAAACCTTTAACAAAGATGGCATTATCTTCCTTGAGGACGCAATCTCCGATGAAGATATCCAGACCTATATTGATGCAATAGACCGAGTCGCTGCTAACAATCCGAAGTATACACCCGGCGGTTACCTCGGCATGCAGAATATCGTCGAACGCGACCCTGTATTTGCCGGGCTCATTGATCATGAGCGGCATGTTGGTTATGCGTATGACCTTTTCGGCGAACTCCTCAAACTTCACATAAGCCAATTTTTCCTGAGGCCACCGGGTGGCAAACAGTACAATCAGTGGCATCCAGATGGGGCGCGTGCGTTGCCTTATGGTGTGTTCTCACCGTATCTACCCTTGCAAATCAAGGTTGGGTATTGGCTGACGGATCTGCCGAGACCGAAGATGGGGAACCTCGTTGTGTTACCCGGAAGCCATCGGCATCAGTACATGGAGGGCTACGATACGCACGAGAGCGTTCCCGGTGAGATGGTCGTCTGTCCACGTAAAGGGACGATGACGGTGATGCATTCGAGTATCTGGCATCGTGTAGAGCCGAACGAAAGCGATGTCGTGCGTTACAATATCTTCGTCGCCTATTGTCCGTCGTGGTTGACACCAGCAGACCGTTTTCATTCCTCACCAGAGTGGTTAGAGACGCTCAACCGTGAACAGCGGATTATCATGCGGAGCTACAACAGCGCGTATCATAACGCCAAGCCACCCGCATCCGAATTTCCACTTTTCCTTGAACGCGACACGGGTGTTGAAAAGGATACAGACGCGTATCATGGACACGTCCAGCTGCATCGCCGTAAACGGTTGACGATGCATGAGAGACTTGCTGCCATGTAG
- a CDS encoding ABC transporter permease, with product MKTLFLKDMRYRQARVVLTALGITVLISLILLLGGIMNGMRIQARQYVESTGADLWISAEGSGGAFIGFSLIIEEYMAFLNAGQGLIPDSASPLVFAQARPNVRGKSTKSIVVGYKLGKLGGPKRAIEGRMFTPSNFEDYRPEDPVPYEVVVDEKMGLEIGEQITLGDEKVRVVGKTESLMFVLDTPLLFMDVRIAQKLLLGNTPHVNMMVAKVNENFPVPEVATQYDEFETIETRTLKQTVGNIIEYYVDEPMKAVQFLRVMLWLAAGILVGMITYVTMLEKTQEIGVLKAIGAANIYVMALLLKQVALISAVGVILGLMLSYIFAAAAPIFVAIHFVESVAVACISFVVCCGSGYLAARKAITVDPMIAFRGEI from the coding sequence ATGAAAACTTTATTCCTCAAAGACATGCGGTACCGCCAAGCGAGAGTCGTGCTAACAGCACTCGGTATCACCGTGCTGATTTCACTCATCTTGCTATTAGGCGGTATCATGAACGGTATGCGTATCCAAGCGCGGCAGTACGTTGAATCAACGGGAGCAGACCTATGGATTTCCGCTGAAGGTTCCGGTGGTGCTTTTATTGGTTTCTCCCTCATTATTGAGGAATACATGGCGTTCCTGAATGCAGGGCAAGGCTTAATCCCGGACTCTGCTTCACCCTTGGTTTTTGCGCAAGCGCGCCCGAATGTGCGTGGAAAATCCACTAAATCAATTGTTGTTGGCTACAAACTCGGAAAACTCGGCGGACCCAAGCGAGCGATTGAGGGAAGGATGTTTACCCCCAGCAATTTTGAGGACTACAGACCTGAAGATCCTGTTCCTTATGAAGTGGTTGTCGATGAGAAAATGGGTTTGGAGATTGGGGAGCAGATTACCCTCGGCGATGAGAAAGTGCGAGTTGTCGGGAAAACGGAAAGTCTCATGTTCGTTTTGGACACGCCGCTCCTCTTTATGGATGTCCGCATTGCCCAAAAACTCTTACTCGGTAACACGCCACATGTTAACATGATGGTCGCCAAGGTCAATGAGAACTTTCCTGTTCCAGAAGTAGCAACGCAATACGATGAATTTGAGACGATTGAAACGCGCACCTTAAAACAGACGGTCGGAAATATCATTGAATACTATGTCGATGAACCGATGAAAGCCGTGCAGTTTTTGCGGGTGATGCTCTGGTTAGCAGCGGGTATCCTTGTCGGGATGATTACCTATGTAACCATGCTCGAAAAAACGCAGGAAATCGGCGTGTTGAAAGCGATCGGGGCTGCGAATATCTATGTCATGGCACTCCTGTTAAAACAGGTTGCGCTGATATCCGCTGTTGGCGTGATACTTGGGCTTATGCTGTCCTACATCTTTGCAGCAGCGGCACCAATTTTCGTCGCGATTCATTTTGTTGAATCGGTCGCCGTTGCGTGTATCAGTTTCGTTGTCTGTTGTGGGAGCGGTTATCTGGCGGCGCGCAAGGCAATCACGGTGGATCCAATGATTGCGTTCCGCGGTGAGATTTAA
- a CDS encoding aldolase/citrate lyase family protein, translated as MQIRPNRVKEKLAAGDLTYVISGLTSADDIDIFGPNGFDGVWLEGEHGAVDASRIGDLTRACDLWGMTSITRVNRNDQGLIYRTLDCGSMGICVPHVNTKAEAQNVVDGAKFAPIGHRGMFTSRQGYGVDTYFEEANAQTLVMVLIEDIVAVNNLDEILTVDHIDVFFVAPSDLATSMGHIGNLTHPDVQNTLDSALARIQEAGRVAGTLTTNATVEKYVKAGVRFLMTGVGGWIASGAEAFKASAEGAKS; from the coding sequence ATGCAAATAAGACCGAATCGAGTTAAAGAGAAGTTAGCAGCTGGCGACCTCACCTACGTTATTTCAGGATTAACGAGTGCCGATGATATAGATATTTTCGGCCCGAACGGATTCGACGGTGTCTGGCTGGAAGGTGAACACGGTGCTGTTGATGCGTCACGCATCGGGGACCTGACGCGTGCGTGCGACCTCTGGGGTATGACCTCCATCACACGCGTCAATCGAAACGACCAAGGGCTCATCTACCGGACACTGGACTGTGGTTCAATGGGAATCTGTGTTCCACATGTTAACACGAAGGCAGAAGCACAAAACGTTGTGGACGGCGCGAAATTCGCACCTATCGGACACCGCGGCATGTTCACCAGTCGCCAAGGCTACGGTGTAGATACCTATTTTGAAGAAGCCAACGCACAGACACTCGTCATGGTTCTAATTGAAGACATCGTCGCCGTGAATAACCTTGACGAAATTCTTACCGTTGATCATATCGACGTATTCTTCGTTGCGCCGTCAGACTTAGCAACGTCCATGGGGCATATTGGGAATCTTACGCATCCAGATGTCCAGAATACACTCGATTCTGCACTTGCTCGCATTCAAGAGGCAGGACGGGTTGCTGGCACTTTGACGACTAACGCGACCGTCGAAAAATACGTAAAGGCAGGCGTTAGGTTTTTGATGACAGGTGTTGGTGGATGGATTGCGTCGGGGGCAGAAGCGTTTAAAGCATCTGCGGAAGGCGCGAAGTCGTGA
- a CDS encoding dockerin type I domain-containing protein, translated as MKQTLFFILAMLLVFVLPWSNGFTLNYTQMGLPEGAITRLGKGYINDIAYAPNGTQLAVATSIGVWLYDTSTDTELNLLSEGPNYVQAIAFSPDGGILASGGYLRNGVIRLWDTTTGKLYDTIDVSEEVLTLAFSPDGTILASSGEWPDYPIRLSDIATRQLRDTRFDNTGSPYALSFSPDGKTLVSGGRDNTVRLWDVQTGELKNRLKGHRDDVNAVIFSQDGEMLASGSDDGTVRLWNVQTGETFATLKGNTKFPEGITALAFSPNGTTLASATTDQIWLWDVHTKQIIRILEGHTWHVSALAFSPDGETLASAGWDWTLRFWNAATGKLRKTFGEHTSAVNTVAFSPDGKTLASASWGLIRLWNTNGIPLQLWHARTGEHLENFRYHIDYVWTVVFSPDGKHLASSGNDSRLRLWEVHTENHVFTLRGGGDAVAFSPDGKLIASAYGGDNMISTIGLWDVHTGELLHVLSRHYAPLTCVAFSPDGKTLVSASRDSEIVLWDMATLQRRLSITTQHTEAVYAVAFSPDGSTLATGSYDQTLRLWDPQTGERKAALQYPDAVTSVAFSPDGRTLAVTSGEWTNNHIQLLDTETLQPIETLEGHTETITALAFSSNGRTLVSSSCDGTTLLWEISGAEVPHDVNGDGRINIEDLRFVAAHLGDMEKGNAADINNDGVVNILDLVAVSRAIARSR; from the coding sequence ATGAAACAGACACTGTTTTTTATTTTAGCGATGCTACTGGTTTTTGTCCTACCGTGGTCGAACGGTTTTACGCTGAATTATACACAGATGGGGCTACCGGAAGGGGCAATCACGCGGTTGGGGAAAGGCTATATAAACGATATAGCATACGCGCCAAACGGCACGCAACTTGCTGTGGCGACCTCTATAGGGGTCTGGCTCTATGATACCTCTACGGATACTGAACTTAACCTCCTCTCGGAAGGTCCCAATTACGTTCAGGCGATTGCATTCTCACCCGATGGCGGCATTTTGGCAAGTGGCGGCTATTTGCGAAACGGGGTCATTCGGTTATGGGATACAACTACAGGAAAACTCTATGATACCATTGATGTATCCGAAGAGGTTTTAACCCTCGCGTTTTCGCCAGATGGCACCATACTTGCCAGCAGTGGCGAATGGCCCGACTATCCGATTCGATTGTCGGATATAGCCACACGTCAACTTCGAGATACGCGCTTTGACAACACAGGTTCTCCTTACGCGCTTTCCTTCTCACCCGATGGAAAGACCCTCGTGAGTGGGGGACGGGATAACACAGTTCGGTTGTGGGATGTCCAGACTGGAGAACTTAAGAACCGGCTTAAAGGACACCGAGACGACGTTAATGCTGTTATATTTTCCCAAGATGGCGAAATGTTGGCGAGCGGTAGTGATGATGGAACAGTTCGGTTGTGGAATGTCCAGACTGGAGAGACTTTCGCTACGCTGAAAGGAAACACGAAATTCCCGGAAGGGATCACTGCCCTCGCGTTTTCACCGAATGGTACAACGTTAGCAAGCGCGACAACCGATCAGATATGGTTGTGGGATGTCCACACGAAACAGATAATACGGATTCTTGAAGGGCATACCTGGCATGTCAGCGCGCTGGCGTTTTCGCCAGATGGTGAGACTCTCGCCAGCGCAGGTTGGGATTGGACACTCCGGTTCTGGAATGCCGCTACCGGAAAACTCCGCAAGACCTTTGGTGAACATACAAGCGCAGTTAATACGGTCGCGTTTTCGCCAGATGGGAAAACACTTGCCAGTGCCAGTTGGGGATTGATTCGCTTGTGGAATACGAATGGCATCCCACTTCAATTATGGCACGCCCGGACCGGAGAACACCTCGAAAATTTCAGATACCATATTGATTATGTTTGGACCGTTGTATTTTCACCCGATGGTAAACACCTGGCAAGCAGTGGTAACGACAGCCGGCTCCGATTGTGGGAGGTTCACACTGAAAATCATGTCTTTACGCTTAGAGGGGGTGGTGATGCCGTCGCATTTTCGCCGGACGGAAAACTTATCGCAAGCGCGTACGGAGGGGATAATATGATCTCAACAATAGGTTTATGGGATGTTCACACGGGTGAACTCCTTCACGTTCTCAGCAGACATTACGCGCCGCTGACGTGTGTCGCCTTTTCCCCAGATGGTAAAACACTTGTGAGCGCGAGTCGAGATTCCGAGATTGTTTTGTGGGATATGGCTACCCTCCAACGCCGTCTGAGTATTACAACACAGCACACAGAAGCTGTCTATGCTGTCGCCTTTTCTCCTGATGGCAGTACGCTTGCGACCGGTAGTTACGATCAGACGCTTCGATTATGGGACCCACAGACCGGAGAACGTAAAGCGGCGTTGCAGTATCCAGATGCGGTGACCTCTGTCGCCTTTTCCCCTGATGGCAGAACCCTTGCTGTCACATCCGGGGAGTGGACAAACAATCACATACAGCTCTTAGATACAGAGACACTTCAACCCATTGAGACGCTGGAGGGGCATACGGAGACTATTACGGCTTTAGCGTTCTCATCTAATGGCAGAACCCTTGTGAGTAGTAGTTGTGATGGTACGACTCTCTTATGGGAAATTTCGGGTGCTGAGGTGCCGCACGATGTCAACGGCGATGGGCGTATAAATATTGAGGATTTAAGGTTCGTTGCTGCCCACCTTGGAGATATGGAAAAAGGAAACGCAGCAGATATTAACAATGATGGGGTTGTCAATATTCTTGATCTCGTCGCAGTTTCAAGGGCGATAGCGCGTTCGCGGTGA
- a CDS encoding ABC transporter ATP-binding protein: MAAIIEGNGLTKRFGTGDATVVAIDSVDIAIQESELVMIMGDSGCGKTTLISLLGCILTPDAGQIRIDGESIDPAAQDMSLIRREKIGFVFQLFHLLPYLTALENVMIAMDLARTKTDAAENRAMELLTQVGLSERFHHRPAQLSGGEKQRVSFARALANRPKVIFADEPTANLDSRQSDNLMSLIQELRQEHQTTVAIVTHHEGLRKSADRIIQMKDGRIVGE, encoded by the coding sequence ATGGCAGCAATAATAGAAGGGAACGGCTTAACAAAACGCTTCGGCACAGGCGATGCGACCGTCGTCGCCATAGATTCTGTTGACATCGCTATTCAAGAGAGCGAGTTGGTGATGATTATGGGGGATAGCGGTTGCGGAAAAACGACGCTCATCAGTCTTCTCGGCTGTATTTTAACGCCCGATGCCGGTCAGATCCGAATTGATGGTGAGTCGATTGATCCTGCAGCGCAAGATATGAGCCTAATCCGCCGCGAGAAGATTGGGTTTGTGTTTCAGTTGTTCCACCTGCTCCCCTATCTCACCGCCCTTGAGAACGTCATGATAGCGATGGACCTCGCCCGGACAAAGACTGACGCAGCAGAGAATCGGGCAATGGAACTCCTGACGCAGGTCGGTTTAAGCGAACGGTTTCACCATCGTCCCGCCCAGCTTTCCGGGGGTGAGAAACAGCGCGTCTCTTTTGCCCGTGCACTCGCCAACCGACCGAAGGTCATCTTTGCCGATGAACCGACCGCCAACTTAGACAGTCGCCAGAGCGATAACTTAATGAGCCTGATTCAAGAACTACGTCAGGAACACCAAACGACTGTCGCAATTGTAACCCACCACGAAGGATTGAGGAAGAGTGCCGATCGTATTATCCAGATGAAAGATGGAAGGATTGTTGGTGAATGA
- a CDS encoding mandelate racemase/muconate lactonizing enzyme domain-containing protein, whose translation MKISGKIKKINVLDLRVPTSDTLLGSDPFHKKPNYSAVLTTLETDTGHQGISVAFTAGAGNDWIAYGVKDLAQLVVGMEMDTFVADPGEFHRLLVDHHQLRWLADGVNRMAIGSIVNAMWDLWAKLVGKPLWKLLVDLPPEKIVQCIDWRYLQDALTPDEAVGILNAHSEGRDDREQCLRKQGPKAYSTAGWLGLTDEQIIETVNQVKAAGLDCFKMKVGQDLEFDKKRLAFIREAIGPEARLMLDANQIWGVDEAIAYMKELADFNPTWIEEPTARDDVLGFVKIARALEKYGIGVATGEQVPSPVIFKQLITSGAIQYCQIDATRLGGVNDVLGVILMAAKYSVPVCPHGGGIGLCNMIQHYALWDQICVAAHSDTQVVEYLNFLQEEVFLHPIRVQNGAYITPTVPGWGLEMFPDFIEEHVYPTGSIWQGREASGGVTFLA comes from the coding sequence ATGAAAATTTCAGGTAAAATTAAGAAGATTAACGTCCTTGACCTACGGGTACCCACATCGGATACGCTTCTCGGTTCCGATCCGTTTCACAAAAAGCCAAACTATTCTGCAGTGCTAACCACGCTGGAGACAGACACAGGTCATCAGGGCATTTCTGTCGCTTTCACCGCCGGTGCCGGCAACGATTGGATTGCCTACGGGGTTAAGGACCTCGCACAACTTGTTGTCGGAATGGAGATGGACACGTTTGTTGCTGACCCAGGCGAATTCCATAGGCTACTCGTTGACCACCACCAATTGCGTTGGCTTGCAGATGGTGTCAATCGGATGGCAATCGGGAGCATTGTCAATGCAATGTGGGACCTCTGGGCAAAATTGGTGGGTAAACCGCTCTGGAAACTCCTTGTCGATTTACCGCCGGAGAAAATTGTACAGTGTATCGACTGGCGATATTTACAAGATGCGTTGACCCCTGATGAAGCCGTAGGGATTCTCAACGCACACTCAGAGGGGCGCGATGATCGCGAACAGTGCCTCCGGAAACAGGGACCCAAAGCATATTCCACTGCCGGATGGCTCGGTTTAACGGACGAACAGATTATCGAAACGGTGAATCAAGTAAAGGCAGCCGGACTCGACTGCTTCAAGATGAAGGTCGGACAGGATCTCGAATTTGACAAAAAACGACTCGCTTTCATTCGGGAAGCAATTGGTCCAGAGGCGCGCTTGATGCTTGATGCCAATCAGATTTGGGGTGTTGATGAAGCGATCGCTTATATGAAGGAATTAGCAGATTTTAACCCGACATGGATTGAAGAGCCAACAGCGCGCGATGATGTTCTTGGTTTTGTGAAAATTGCGCGTGCCTTAGAAAAATACGGCATCGGGGTTGCTACAGGGGAACAGGTGCCCTCCCCCGTTATCTTCAAGCAATTAATCACGAGTGGCGCGATTCAATACTGTCAGATTGACGCGACACGGTTAGGCGGGGTCAACGATGTTCTCGGAGTCATCTTAATGGCAGCGAAGTATAGCGTTCCTGTCTGTCCTCACGGGGGGGGTATCGGTTTATGCAACATGATTCAGCACTATGCCCTTTGGGATCAAATCTGTGTTGCGGCGCACTCGGATACACAAGTGGTTGAATACCTTAACTTCCTCCAAGAAGAGGTTTTCTTACATCCGATCCGAGTCCAGAACGGTGCTTATATTACGCCGACGGTTCCGGGGTGGGGGCTTGAGATGTTCCCTGACTTCATTGAGGAGCACGTCTATCCGACAGGCTCCATCTGGCAAGGGAGAGAGGCATCTGGTGGAGTAACGTTTTTGGCGTAG
- a CDS encoding cob(I)yrinic acid a,c-diamide adenosyltransferase: MKIYTKFGDSGETALYGGTRLGKDALQFEAIGTVDELNAYIGYAQTLIDDSDLLELLSRVQNHLFAVGADLATPATHSKSSEMRISGDFTTEMEAAIDTLSEELPPLRNFILPGGCAAGAILHIARVVCRRSERCVVRLARKTEVNMEILRSLNRLSDLLFVLARTVNFRANTSEPIWES; encoded by the coding sequence ATGAAAATCTATACTAAATTTGGTGATTCTGGAGAAACCGCGCTGTACGGCGGCACAAGGTTAGGGAAAGATGCCCTACAATTCGAGGCGATTGGCACTGTTGACGAACTCAACGCCTATATCGGTTATGCCCAGACGTTGATTGACGATTCCGACCTTTTGGAGTTGCTGTCGCGCGTCCAAAATCACCTCTTTGCAGTTGGAGCGGATTTGGCAACACCCGCAACACATTCAAAATCCTCTGAAATGCGAATATCAGGGGACTTCACGACAGAGATGGAAGCTGCGATAGATACGCTTTCAGAAGAACTTCCGCCTCTCAGGAATTTTATTTTACCCGGTGGATGTGCCGCCGGTGCTATTTTACATATCGCGCGCGTCGTCTGCCGCCGAAGTGAACGGTGTGTTGTTCGGCTCGCACGTAAAACTGAAGTGAATATGGAAATACTTCGGAGTTTAAACAGACTTTCAGACCTTCTGTTTGTTCTCGCTCGGACGGTAAACTTCCGCGCGAACACTTCGGAACCGATTTGGGAGTCGTAA